The DNA segment AGAGATTGACCAAAGAAGAATCTTTCGATCTCATCTCACAACTTCCATTTCTTTTAAAGGCGCTTTACATCGATGGCTGGAATCCTAGTCGACAAAAGGTAGCTGAGGGACGGCACATCTCTGATTTTGTAGCGACTGTACGACAAGCAGATATGCGCTCAATGTCAAAAGATTTTGGTAATGATCATTCTGCACAGACTTCAATAGAGGCTGTATTTCGGGTGCTCAAACAGAAAATTAGTAACGGAGAAGTGGCGCATATAGCAGGTGGATTTCCGAAAGAATTGAAGAGTTTCTGGTTAAATGCCTAAAGAGGGGGAAGAGAATGGCGATACGCGAGTTAGAGAAGCAAGAGTGGCAACAGTATTTTTCTCATCTGCCTCAAGCAGGGCAGTATGAAGAGTTTCAGATTGAGGTGATTTCACCACGAATAGGTGCTCAGGTTGATGCCGCCTGGGAGCCATTTAAAAATATGAAATATGATCCCTCAAACGATGAAATTGAGATTCTATCACCAAAAGTTGGACACTTCATTCGATCTCCTCAACAGGTTACCGTCGAGGCTAATAATTCTGGAGCTGAGATTATGGAAGTTATAGATAAGGAGCAAACAAAGTTCATTATAAGCCTACGTACAGCAAAGAAACTTGAACGATAGAGACAATGAGCATGCCGGCAGGAAGGAATGGTGCGACCGGAGCTCTCTCCGCACGTCTTCGATTAGAAATGGTTGAGAAGCAGATTCGTGCTCGAGGAATTCATTCTGCAGCAATTCTGTCCGCTATGCAGGTAGTTCCTCGAGAAGAATTTCTTCCGATCGAGAGTCGTGGTCTTGCATATAAGGACCAACCCGTTCCAATCGGCCACGGGCAAACAATTTCACAACCATATATTGTGGCTCTGATGCTTGAGTTGCTTGGTCTCAAATCCACCGACACAGTACTTGAGGTCGGCGTTGGGAGTGGCTATGCAATTGCTATTATCAGTCGGATCGTGACTCGAGTGTATGGAATTGAATGGCATGCTGACTTAGCGATACATGCCTGTGAGCGAATTCAGAAGCTTGGGTATGAAAATGTAGTTGTTCAGCAAGGAGATGGCTCCCAGGGATTGCCAGAGAAAGCTCCCTTCGATGCAATTCTTGTATCAGCAGCAGGATGGAGTATTCCAGACGTGCTTCGTAGACAGTTGAAGATAGGTGGGAAGATGGTTCTTCCTGTCGGTAAAAAGTACGACATACAAAAACTCTTGTGTATTCAACGAGTCAGTAAAGAAAGATTTATTGAAAAGGAGCATGGGTCAGTACGGTTTGTGCCACTCGTTGGGAGTGCTGGTTGGGACTCGAGGCTTGCTCCCCAGGTAAAGAGCAACGGTACTCTTCCTAAGCTTATTCATGAGGTTGCTATTCCTTTTGATGACATCTATGGAGATCACTTGGATGGGCTCATAGAGCGCATCGGAGAGAGTCGTATAG comes from the bacterium genome and includes:
- a CDS encoding DUF2267 domain-containing protein, with translation MLFLLGGKGMNFEAYIDSTRIFISDVASELGTPQDIDRAFRVTRAVFAALRERLTKEESFDLISQLPFLLKALYIDGWNPSRQKVAEGRHISDFVATVRQADMRSMSKDFGNDHSAQTSIEAVFRVLKQKISNGEVAHIAGGFPKELKSFWLNA